Genomic window (Musa acuminata AAA Group cultivar baxijiao chromosome BXJ1-9, Cavendish_Baxijiao_AAA, whole genome shotgun sequence):
TTTTCAATGGAAATTCACttgttttttcttaattttacttTGGCCGAGACTTTATTAACCTAAGAAAATTTACTTGTTTTGATACATGgtgatattttattatctatgaaCATGTGATTAGTACGCTTAATGTGTGGATGGTACATGTGAATTTTTTTTTACACAGTAAAAATATATGTAACTCTTGTAATTTGGAACAGTATATTCATTAGTATGGCATTGGAAGTAGTGATGATCATCTTTTAACACTactcatatttataaattatttattaaattaaaattataatcgTATTATAATTATCTATAATATATATCTCTATCTTCATCAActggcctattagctcagttggttagagcgtcgtgctaataacgcgaaggtcgcaggttcgaAACCTGCATGGGCCATAGTATTTTTTGTATTAAATTCGATTTTTTTAAcaacatttttaaaatttataatttaaattcacatgtcatatatttaaattttcgGTCAGCCTAACATCAATTATTTTAACATTTATAGGCAAACATTTTAGCGGTTCAGCAGGTCAAAGATATATGTCGGCTTAAATTAAGCgagatttgataaaaaaaatgtacCGTGGATGTTACATTCGTGTTGCGATTTTAATTTAGCAAAATAATTATTTAGCAAAagaaaaaaccaaagaaaatagaGACCATCGAGCATCATGTTAAAAGCATGTTAATAACAATGATGGGCACGCACAATTCTTGTTAACTTTGGGATTGGCATGCCATAAACCAAAGTAGCATTACATGTTCCTCCAAATCGTGCTCGAGTCACAAAGTCTGAAACTAGCAGTAGCGAAACGAGATCGAGCAAAAAGCAAACACAAATTGGCACAGCACAAAACTAGTTTCGACAGTCAGTTTATTACTCGAGTTCCTGCTACAAATTGCCCTCGGTTTCGATGACATAAGAATACGTTCCCACAGGATCCGAAGACCAGACTGCAGCCTCCTCGCCTGAAATTACAATGGTATATGGCTCATCTAAGCTTTCAGTTTCCACCATTGCTATAGATGAAAAAAGCTCTTAAAACTGATGAACATTTGACTCAGTTGATGTAGCATGCAATTCCCAAAAGGACAAAATTGTAAGCAAATCGATACAAAAAAAAGTTTGAATATACTGTCTGTGTAAAACGTTGAAGAGCAGCAGCAACACTGGGGAGATGAAAATCAGGTGCCAGCTTTTCGGCGGCCAACCAGTGCAACAAAACCAGCCTTGATGGGTGCAACTGATCGTGAAGAGCCGCACTGAAGGAAATGATCGAATTAATCATGCAAAGTTACTTGAATGCCTGAAGAATTAGCTAGAAAGATGCCCACAGTCGAAcaagaaaactctttgaaaaaaaaccaggaaaataatattattcaagACCAGCTAAAAAGAAAGCCAAAGCTCAGAAGACCTTCAGAGGCTATCAGAAAATTTAAGTCTGACTAGCAGTTCAGGTTCTTCGGCCTGATGTGCACCAGAAGATGGAGCACAGAGGAAATCTAGAACAGCTTAATCCAAGGCCAGATGTATTTTGTAAATTTGCACACAAATTGAAATAAATCTAgaacattttttttaatgaaaaaaacTTTTGGAATTTTAGAAGTCAATGTTCAGAAAAATATCAAGTTTGACCAAGACACTAATTGAAGTTTGAGGTAAATATTAAAAGTGGATCTCTAAAGAAAAAGATTAAAAGTGGcgtgaagagaagaaaaaaataagagagagagagagagagagagagagagagagagagacttttgCACAGGATACCAAAAccaaatttgaatatttttacaTTTGTACTAAATCATATAAAAGGAATGATGAAAAAAAGTCACAGTTCTTCGTGCTTCTAAccatctcaaaggcctcagaacaACATCAGATTATAATCACAAGGCTAATCAGGCAATGTAGGCAATATATTAGTTGACTATCATAGGCCTTGAGGAAAAGAGAAAGCACTAAAGCCCAACCATATACTGAATTGGAGTAAATGTATAGAGTAATCGATGTGGAGTTGAGGGGTTTAGATGATCACCTGTTCACAGCGAAGAAAGAACAAACGATTTTCCTTTGAAAGTATCGTATCCGGACTTTTGCAGCCATTGCATATGACATACTCATCTGAAGGGAAAAAAGGTGTTCATTAGAAAAGTAGTCAACAATCAACACTCTTTTAGTCCTCGTTTTAACTGTCAAAATTTTTGATGCATCAGCATGTTACATTTTTTTTGCGACAGAATTTGAAttaccaaccatccttttactaaACATCATAATGAAGAGGGAAGATCATACTCAAATATTAATGCCATACTAATAATGATTATAAAAGGTACGAGGAAACTAAATAACATTCAGCATGCCTATCCAAAATAGTTCAGCAATGATATAGTTAACTAATTAACAGCTCAAGATGAAGATTTTGGCTACCTTGGAAATAATGACTGCAAAATCACAAGGAGAGTTTGATGATTTTAGGTACATTGGGCATAACTACAGCCCGATCACAAGGAGAGTGCAATCAAGTttgttatatgaatcatcatgttTTGAGAATCTTCCAATCAAACTTATACACCATAATAAAACATAGCAGGGTTTACCAATAGTTTAACTACACTTTATTGTCAAGAGATAAATATAAGGCCACTGGCCAACCCTCTAATATTGGCATCAATCTCAAGCTTAGTCAAATTTAGGAAAGAACACGATTTGCTAAACTAATAAATAAAATACATACGAAAACAAACAATTTACTGAAGCACTTTGATATGTTCAACCTATTGTTCAATCAAGTTGCTAATACATCAAAAGTTATTTCAAACCAATAAAGACAACAGAAAATGGTAATGATGATATTAACAAAGCACTAAAATCTAAATTTGGCAGTTCATGTAGAAACTTACTGACATATCTTCTGAGGATGCCCTCAAAATTTTTTGGTGCAAATCTTCCCTTGACAACCAATCTCTGCTGCCCATCAAGAGACCCATTTGTCCCCATTTCAGCAAGTAAGAAATTCATAACATGCTCATGTTGCCTATGCATCCTGAAGAAGATCAGAAGCTTTCTTTGAGAAGGCAGTTCATTATGACTAAATATTGCAAATATGGAACTAAGAATATCAAAAGAAGACGATGGTCAAGTAGACAAACAAAGAATGCTCTGCTAAAAGTAAACATGGCATGATACATTTCCAACCACATCAACATGCTGGTCAGCAAGACAATCCCTGTTTCCATCAATGAAGATCATTGTACCTTTATGTTGCAAAAGCATTTTAAGGATGACCTTGATCAAAATGCAAATATCATTCAATGTATATACCCTATAGACAAATCACACAGCAAAAGCATACAAGAGTTTTCTATATCATCAAAATGGTTGCAAATTCGATCAAAATGACAAACAAGCATTTTCATCAGGTGACAGAATAAGTGAGTAATTATTTATACCAATTTAAGCTACCTCACTTCGGTAATTATAGTAACTGCACTACCAAGTTTCCTAACACAGTTTAGaaatttatatatgtatgattgaaaaaaTCATAACCAATCATATGTCAACTTTAAATTAAAACAAAGAAAAGTGACATGAAAAGCTTACTTGAAATCTTTTCTTAAAATTACCATTACAATAGAAGTAAACATGAAAATTAAATCCATATAATTTTTTTCCCAATGCAGCAGACAGTTTCATTCAAACAGAAGAACACGTATTCAAGCATATCCTTGAAAAATATCTGATTACTAACATAACAGAAAAGAAATGCCATTCTGACAACATAAACAGCAAAAAGTGCGGTAGAAGCTAGGTAGatcataaattattaaaagaaaattaatataCGGAAGGGTATTGGTTATACGTTTTGCATAGATCCATAAAATTAACAAAAACTGTCTTCTTTGTTCCTTCTCTAAGAACTTGTGGAGGCCTCATCACAGTTCTACGCCTGTCTCCAGCAAGATCAGGGTTATGCTCACGCAAAATATTAAACACCCTACCCAGAAGCTGCATCGACAATAGCAAAtatcagattaaaatataaatgtttaatattatgTGAGCAGCTCACATAGAAACAAGTACCCACAAACATTTTCAATATTCCACCACAAACTAAACATAAAAACAGATGTTATTCAGAAAGAATAACCAATTGTTCTGATTCGTACAAGCCTTGTGGCTGCTGATGTAGAAACAAGTACGATACCAAATCCCAGATTACACCACAACCTCAACATAAAAGGAGATGTGATTCAGAAAGAATAACCAACCATTCTGATTTTTACCAAGTACCAAAAAAAATGTTGTACAGGGTAGAAAACAAAAACGTAAAATGCAAGCGCCTGGTTTGGTGTTTTGGAAGATAGCATGAGATCCAGCCAAAAGGCCCAAAATCATCTAGCAGGTCatatcaatgttaatattaattgAGATGGTGACCACAGGAGTATGATGTATACTATTTCACTTGGCTTTCCTCCTCCTGTCCACCTTGTCATCACTCTCTCTTGCCCCCCTCAGCCCCTCATCTCTTCCTCCATCCCAGCATCTGCCTCTCACTTACACCAGCACACCTATGTTGGCACGCCACAATGTCATATAGTTCCAACACCAGTACTAGTCCAAGCAAAGGCCAATACCACACAAGACTACAACATTGAAATCCTTGGTCAGAATTATGTACATTAGATACCTAAAGTGCTAAAACTAGCCACAATTTTTAATCAGATACCTCTCCAAAACCACAACTTGAGTGTTTTAGCAACATCAGCAGTAGAACCACTTAAAAGAATGCCAACTTTCAGGACCATCACCAATCAGAAAATGATCACTGAACTATGATAAGCATAAAAATTAGCTTATAACTGAATAACAGTGTAAAGGGTCTAATCCAGCCGCAAGCAACTTGCATGTCACCTAATCTCGAATTAGTTTGATCAAAAACTAAAAAGTCAAAGATAAATCCCGTTTAGCCTCCCCCAGCAAACAAGAAGATGTCATCCGATGACTAAAAAGATCCTAATCCAGACAGCTATTTTGATATGCTCCAAGTACTAGTTATTGTGGTAATATCAAGTTGACTCTTTCTCTATTTCTGTGTTATTTTGCTTTCACCTTGAAGCCCCTAAAGGCTGACACATCCATCCAATTTAGTTGACATATATTTATCTTAACTTCAGATTGTGGCAAGAATCACTATCGATTTCTTAGGTCCAGAATAAGTGCATCATAGGTAAGACTCATGCTAAACACAAAGGGGATGGAAAACATGAATGAACTGCACCTACACTTACAGAATACACCTTTGAATGTCATTTCAACTATGAATTCCAGGTAAAGAAAAAGCAATTCAGTTTATGAAAGATAACATGACCACACCTCTTCATACTTATAATCACGATCAGTTCCTTCCCAAGGGTATCGACCAACCCCAAGGACGATGCCTTCTCCTTCGTCCTCCCCGCCAACTTGATCACCTGAACATTAACAACAATATTAACTGCTATCATGTTCAAAAGAATCCAAATTAATGTGTTCAAAATATCAATGTACAAAAGGCCTTCTGGATGAAGCTTTCCAGATATATTCATCTTTGAATTCAATTCTACACATTACATATACAGCAAATTTATTAAACTGAATGGGTCACTGTTTATATTTGAATTGTGATTCTCTCCCACCTACATGGACTAATCATCAAATGTTTTGTTAATAACAAAAATTCATAGTTATTTCACAAATAATTACTTTTTATAGCCTGGATCAGTCATTGTTGGCAATCTTAAAACTGAAatgaccaaaatcaaatcatccaaaattacTACACACGGATCTTACCAGTTAGATCATCTACCACATCACCATTTTCATCATTCAGAAAGTTAGTGTCAACCTGAATGGCCAAAACAACATATAaatcatgtcatcatcaaaaggaagCTGCAAGAACCTAATCCCTAGAC
Coding sequences:
- the LOC135592506 gene encoding eukaryotic translation initiation factor 2 subunit beta-like isoform X1, whose protein sequence is MADENPSDVKEEVSELAPFDPTKKKKKKKVVLQDSAEVVDKLAEKTENLTVADSGEPSFAGMKKKKKKQVDTNFLNDENGDVVDDLTGDQVGGEDEGEGIVLGVGRYPWEGTDRDYKYEELLGRVFNILREHNPDLAGDRRRTVMRPPQVLREGTKKTVFVNFMDLCKTMHRQHEHVMNFLLAEMGTNGSLDGQQRLVVKGRFAPKNFEGILRRYVNEYVICNGCKSPDTILSKENRLFFLRCEQARRLQSGLRILWERILMSSKPRAICSRNSSNKLTVETSFVLCQFVFAFCSISFRYC
- the LOC135592506 gene encoding eukaryotic translation initiation factor 2 subunit beta-like isoform X2 — translated: MADENPSDVKEEVSELAPFDPTKKKKKKKVVLQDSAEVVDKLAEKTENLTVADSGEPSFAGMKKKKKKQVDTNFLNDENGDVVDDLTGDQVGGEDEGEGIVLGVGRYPWEGTDRDYKYEELLGRVFNILREHNPDLAGDRRRTVMRPPQVLREGTKKTVFVNFMDLCKTMHRQHEHVMNFLLAEMGTNGSLDGQQRLVVKGRFAPKNFEGILRRYVNEYVICNGCKSPDTILSKENRLFFLRCEQCGSSRSVAPIKAGFVALVGRRKAGT